A genomic segment from Polyangium mundeleinium encodes:
- a CDS encoding HAMP domain-containing protein, with amino-acid sequence MSTKEAVVSKQSRVVRSNGTHKTSNGVDGHLHGRSTAKNGARSLGRTTARSRSAASAIAEWERLSDDSRAEVEHLQEVLKAVKQGDFTVRFEYQKDGILSRTGELLNDIIGLNEHMTSELVRVGKVVGQEGKMHERASVGPAKGSWASCMASVNQLISDLVAPTNEVARVITAVARGDLSQKMVLEIDGRPVRGEFLRIGTTVNSMVDQLNSFAAEVTRVAKEVGNEGKLGGQADVKGVSGTWKDLTDNVNGLAANLTAQVRNIAKVTTAVAKGDLSQKITVDARGEILELKNTINVMVDQLSSFAAEVTRVAKEVGTEGKLGGQADVKGVSGTWKDLTDNVNGLAANLTAQVRSIAKVTTAVANGDLSQKITVDARGEIYELKNTINTMVDTLRSFAAEVTRVAKEVGNEGKLGGQAEVQGVSGTWKDLTDNVNGLAANLTAQVRNIAKVTTAVAKGDLSQKITVDARGEILELKNTINVMVDQLSSFAAEVTRVAKEVGNEGKLGGQAEVKGVSGTWKDLTDNVNGLAANLTVQLRDVSKVATAIANGDLTQKITVDVKGEILQIKDVINKMVDQLNSFAAEVTRVAKEVGTEGKLGGQANVKGVSGTWKDLTDNVNVLAANLTTQVRNIANVTTAVAKGDLSQKITVDARGEILELKNTINVMVDQLNSFAAEVTRVAKEVGTEGKLGGQAEVKGISGTWKDLTDNVNVLAANLTVQVRNIANVTTAVARGDLSQKITVDARGEILELKNTINVMVGQLRSFAAEVTRVAKEVGTEGKLGGQADVKGVSGTWKDLTDNVNVLAANLTTQVRNIAKVTTAVAKGDLSQKITVDARGEILELKSTINTMVDTLNSFAAEVTRVAKEVGTEGKLGGQADVKGVYGTWKDLTDNVNAMASNLTVQLRDVSKVATAIANGDLTQKITVDVKGEILQIKDVINKMVDQLNSFAAEVTRVAKEVGTEGKLGGQADVKGVSGVWKDLTDNVNVMAANLTKQVRGIVKVVTAVATGDLSQKFVLEAKGEVAALAETINNMTDTLRTFADQVTTVAREVGIEGKLGAEAKVPGVSGVWKDLTDNVNIMASNLTKQVRGIVKVVTAVANGDLRQKFVLEAKGEVAALAETINNMTDTLRIFADQVTTVAREVGIEGKLGGQAKVPGAAGTWRDLTDNVNQLAGNLTSQVRAIGEVSTAVAQGDLTRYITVEAQGEVAALKDNINQMIGNLKDTTHKNQEQDWLKTNLAKFSSMMQGQRSIVSVARLIMSELTPLVDAQHGAFYMMESDTTGEPVLHLIASYGFGGRKNLSNTYRLKESLIGQCAFEKKRILLHDVPDGFIYIATGMGEAPPRSVVVLPVLFEGETKAVIELASFKPFIANHLAFLDQLMDSIGVILNMISSSMRTEELLQQLKKSNAELEAQAAELNEKAKLLEIKNNEVELASLSLEEKAEQLQLISKYKSEFLANMSHELRTPLNSLLILSRMLADNQNGNLTAEQVRFAQTVYTSGNDLLALINEILDLSKVEAGKMPIDPRTFRLADVHDYLEQTFRHVADQKSLSFEVRMDSRLPETLYTDVNRLQQILKNLLSNAFKFTSEGGVSMTIAMAPGDRGETMISFSAQDTGIGIPPEKQKLIFEAFQQADGTTSRKYGGTGLGLTISREIARLLGGTIDVVSAPNQGSTFTLYLPATYVGPEAPFRDESSAMPPSTDRDVLRLPPDADFRGMKVLLVDDDNRNLFALRTVLEARKIEVLHAENGRIALELLQVHPDVDLVLMDTMMPEMDGLTATRAIRDIIQFQSLPIISLTAKAMKGDREKALAAGASDYVTKPVDPERLLAVIHGWRFKKHVGGPGKID; translated from the coding sequence ATGAGCACAAAAGAAGCCGTCGTCTCCAAGCAGAGCCGGGTCGTGCGCTCGAATGGCACGCACAAGACTTCGAACGGCGTCGATGGACATCTTCATGGCAGAAGCACGGCCAAGAATGGAGCGAGGAGCCTCGGCAGGACGACGGCCCGAAGCCGCAGCGCCGCTTCCGCCATCGCGGAATGGGAGCGGCTCTCCGACGACAGCCGCGCCGAGGTCGAGCACCTCCAGGAAGTGCTGAAGGCCGTCAAGCAAGGCGATTTCACGGTCCGCTTCGAATACCAGAAAGACGGGATTCTGAGCCGCACGGGCGAGCTCCTGAACGACATCATCGGCCTGAACGAGCACATGACGAGCGAGCTCGTCCGTGTCGGCAAGGTCGTCGGTCAGGAAGGAAAGATGCACGAGCGCGCCTCCGTTGGTCCGGCGAAGGGCTCGTGGGCGAGCTGCATGGCGTCCGTCAATCAGCTCATTTCCGACCTCGTGGCCCCGACGAACGAGGTCGCGCGCGTCATCACCGCCGTCGCCCGCGGCGACCTCTCGCAGAAGATGGTCCTCGAAATCGACGGTCGCCCGGTGCGCGGTGAATTCCTCCGCATCGGCACCACCGTCAACTCGATGGTCGATCAGTTGAACTCGTTTGCCGCCGAGGTCACGCGCGTCGCGAAGGAAGTCGGCAATGAAGGCAAGCTCGGCGGGCAAGCGGACGTCAAAGGTGTCTCCGGCACGTGGAAGGACCTGACGGACAACGTCAATGGCCTCGCGGCAAACCTGACCGCCCAGGTGCGCAACATCGCGAAGGTGACGACCGCCGTCGCCAAGGGTGACCTTTCGCAAAAGATCACGGTCGACGCGCGCGGCGAGATCCTGGAGCTGAAGAACACGATCAACGTCATGGTCGATCAGCTCTCGTCGTTCGCCGCGGAAGTGACGCGCGTCGCGAAGGAAGTAGGCACCGAGGGCAAGCTCGGCGGGCAGGCGGACGTCAAGGGCGTCTCCGGCACGTGGAAGGACCTGACGGACAACGTCAACGGCCTCGCGGCGAATTTGACGGCCCAGGTCCGCAGCATCGCGAAGGTGACGACCGCGGTCGCCAATGGGGACCTCTCGCAGAAGATCACGGTCGACGCCCGCGGCGAGATTTACGAGCTCAAGAACACCATCAATACGATGGTCGACACGCTTCGCTCGTTCGCCGCCGAGGTGACGCGCGTCGCGAAGGAGGTCGGCAACGAGGGCAAGCTCGGCGGGCAAGCCGAGGTGCAGGGCGTCTCGGGCACGTGGAAGGACCTGACGGACAACGTCAATGGTCTCGCGGCCAATTTGACGGCCCAGGTGCGTAACATCGCGAAGGTGACGACCGCGGTCGCCAAGGGTGATCTCTCACAGAAGATCACGGTCGACGCGCGTGGCGAGATCCTGGAGCTGAAGAACACGATCAACGTCATGGTCGACCAGCTCTCGTCGTTCGCCGCGGAAGTGACGCGTGTCGCGAAGGAAGTCGGCAACGAGGGCAAGCTCGGCGGTCAGGCCGAGGTGAAAGGCGTCTCGGGCACGTGGAAGGACCTGACGGACAACGTCAATGGCCTCGCCGCGAATCTGACGGTCCAGCTCCGCGACGTGTCCAAGGTCGCGACGGCCATTGCGAACGGCGACTTGACGCAGAAGATCACCGTCGACGTCAAGGGCGAGATTCTCCAGATCAAGGACGTCATCAACAAGATGGTCGACCAGCTGAACTCCTTCGCCGCGGAGGTGACGCGCGTCGCGAAGGAGGTCGGCACCGAGGGCAAGCTCGGCGGTCAGGCCAATGTGAAGGGCGTCTCGGGCACGTGGAAGGATCTGACGGACAACGTCAATGTCCTCGCGGCGAATCTCACCACGCAGGTCCGTAACATCGCGAATGTCACGACGGCCGTCGCCAAGGGCGACCTCTCGCAAAAGATCACGGTCGACGCGCGCGGCGAGATCCTGGAGCTGAAGAACACGATCAACGTCATGGTCGACCAGCTCAATTCGTTCGCCGCGGAGGTGACGCGCGTCGCGAAGGAGGTCGGCACCGAGGGCAAGCTCGGCGGTCAGGCCGAAGTGAAGGGCATTTCCGGCACGTGGAAGGACCTCACCGACAACGTGAACGTCCTCGCGGCGAACCTCACCGTGCAGGTGCGCAACATCGCGAACGTGACGACGGCCGTCGCGAGGGGGGATCTCTCGCAAAAGATCACGGTCGACGCGCGCGGCGAGATCCTGGAGCTGAAGAACACGATCAATGTCATGGTCGGCCAGCTCCGCTCCTTTGCCGCGGAAGTGACGCGCGTCGCGAAAGAGGTCGGCACCGAGGGCAAACTCGGCGGCCAGGCCGACGTCAAAGGTGTCTCCGGCACGTGGAAGGATCTCACCGACAACGTCAACGTCCTCGCGGCGAACCTCACCACGCAGGTGCGCAACATCGCGAAGGTGACGACCGCCGTCGCGAAAGGGGACCTCTCGCAGAAGATCACGGTCGACGCGCGCGGCGAGATCCTGGAGCTCAAGAGCACCATCAATACGATGGTCGACACGCTCAATTCGTTCGCCGCGGAGGTGACGCGCGTCGCGAAGGAGGTCGGCACCGAGGGCAAGCTCGGCGGGCAGGCCGACGTCAAGGGCGTCTATGGCACGTGGAAGGACCTCACCGACAACGTCAATGCCATGGCGTCGAACCTCACGGTCCAGCTCCGCGATGTGTCCAAGGTCGCGACGGCCATCGCGAATGGCGATCTGACGCAGAAAATCACGGTCGACGTCAAAGGCGAGATCCTCCAGATCAAGGACGTCATCAACAAGATGGTCGACCAGCTCAATTCGTTCGCCGCGGAGGTGACGCGCGTCGCGAAGGAGGTCGGCACCGAGGGCAAGCTCGGCGGACAGGCCGATGTGAAAGGCGTGTCCGGCGTCTGGAAGGACCTGACCGACAACGTCAATGTCATGGCCGCGAATCTGACGAAGCAGGTGCGCGGCATCGTGAAGGTCGTGACCGCGGTCGCCACCGGCGATCTGAGCCAGAAATTCGTGCTCGAAGCAAAAGGCGAGGTCGCCGCGCTCGCCGAGACGATCAACAACATGACCGATACGCTGCGCACGTTCGCCGATCAGGTGACCACGGTCGCGCGGGAAGTCGGCATCGAGGGCAAGCTCGGCGCGGAGGCCAAGGTCCCCGGCGTGTCCGGCGTCTGGAAGGATTTGACCGACAACGTCAACATCATGGCCTCGAACCTGACGAAGCAGGTGCGCGGCATCGTGAAGGTCGTGACCGCGGTCGCGAATGGCGATTTGCGGCAGAAATTCGTCCTCGAAGCGAAGGGCGAGGTCGCCGCGCTCGCCGAGACGATCAACAACATGACCGATACGCTGCGCATCTTCGCCGATCAGGTGACCACGGTGGCGCGCGAGGTCGGTATCGAAGGCAAGCTCGGCGGCCAGGCCAAGGTGCCAGGCGCGGCCGGCACGTGGCGCGATTTGACGGATAACGTCAATCAGCTCGCCGGGAACCTGACCTCGCAGGTCCGCGCGATCGGCGAGGTGTCCACCGCCGTCGCGCAGGGCGATTTGACCCGGTACATCACGGTCGAGGCGCAAGGCGAGGTTGCCGCGCTGAAAGACAACATCAACCAGATGATCGGCAACCTCAAGGACACGACGCACAAGAACCAGGAGCAGGACTGGCTCAAGACGAACCTCGCCAAGTTCTCCAGCATGATGCAGGGCCAGCGCAGCATCGTCTCGGTCGCCCGGCTCATCATGTCCGAGCTCACGCCGCTCGTCGACGCGCAGCACGGCGCATTTTACATGATGGAGAGCGACACCACCGGAGAGCCGGTCTTGCACCTCATCGCGAGTTATGGGTTCGGCGGTCGCAAGAACCTCTCGAATACGTACCGATTGAAGGAGAGCCTGATCGGGCAATGCGCGTTCGAGAAGAAGCGCATCCTGCTGCACGACGTGCCCGACGGGTTCATTTACATCGCGACGGGCATGGGAGAGGCGCCGCCGCGGAGCGTCGTCGTGCTGCCTGTGCTCTTCGAGGGCGAGACGAAGGCGGTCATCGAGCTCGCCTCGTTCAAGCCGTTCATCGCGAACCACCTCGCGTTCCTCGATCAGTTGATGGATAGCATCGGCGTCATCCTCAACATGATCTCCTCCAGCATGCGGACGGAGGAGCTCCTGCAGCAGCTCAAGAAGTCGAACGCGGAGCTCGAGGCGCAGGCCGCGGAGCTGAACGAAAAGGCGAAGCTCCTCGAAATCAAGAACAACGAGGTGGAGCTCGCGAGCCTGAGCCTGGAGGAGAAGGCCGAGCAGCTCCAGCTCATCTCGAAATACAAGTCGGAGTTCCTCGCGAACATGTCGCACGAGCTCCGGACGCCGTTGAACAGCCTGCTCATCCTGTCGAGGATGCTGGCGGACAACCAGAACGGGAACCTCACGGCCGAGCAGGTCCGCTTCGCGCAGACCGTCTATACCTCGGGCAACGATCTCCTGGCGCTGATCAACGAGATCCTCGATCTCTCGAAGGTCGAGGCGGGCAAGATGCCCATCGATCCGAGGACGTTCCGCCTCGCCGACGTCCACGATTACCTGGAGCAGACGTTCCGACATGTCGCCGATCAGAAGTCGCTGTCGTTCGAGGTGCGCATGGACAGCCGGCTCCCGGAGACGCTTTACACCGACGTCAATCGGCTCCAGCAGATCCTGAAGAACCTCCTCTCGAATGCATTCAAGTTCACGAGCGAGGGCGGCGTTTCCATGACGATCGCCATGGCGCCGGGGGATCGAGGCGAGACGATGATCAGCTTCTCCGCACAGGACACCGGAATTGGCATTCCACCGGAAAAGCAGAAGCTCATCTTCGAGGCGTTCCAGCAGGCCGACGGGACCACGAGCCGCAAATACGGCGGCACGGGCCTCGGGCTCACGATCAGCCGCGAGATCGCGCGCTTGCTCGGCGGCACGATCGACGTCGTGAGCGCTCCGAACCAGGGCAGCACCTTCACGTTGTACCTGCCGGCGACGTACGTCGGCCCGGAGGCGCCGTTCCGCGATGAATCGAGCGCCATGCCGCCGTCCACGGACAGAGACGTCCTGCGGCTGCCCCCGGACGCCGATTTCCGCGGGATGAAGGTGCTGCTCGTCGACGACGACAACCGCAACCTCTTCGCGCTCCGCACGGTGCTGGAGGCGCGCAAGATCGAAGTGCTCCACGCGGAGAACGGGCGCATCGCGCTCGAATTGCTCCAGGTGCACCCCGACGTCGACCTCGTGCTCATGGACACGATGATGCCGGAGATGGACGGGCTCACCGCGACCCGCGCCATTCGCGATATCATCCAGTTCCAGTCGCTCCCCATCATTTCCCTCACCGCGAAGGCGATGAAGGGGGATCGGGAGAAGGCGCTCGCGGCAGGCGCATCCGATTACGTCACCAAGCCGGTCGATCCGGAGCGTCTCCTCGCCGTGATTCACGGCTGGAGGTTCAAGAAGCACGTGGGCGGCCCGGGAAAGATCGATTGA
- a CDS encoding response regulator — translation MNAEQRTAPASVLLVDDTPANLLALAAVLKPLGARLVEAKSGVEALECVRREPFAVVLLDVQMPEMDGFEVARRMRATEHGREVPILFLTAIHRDEDYARRGYAIGAADYITKPFNVDVLRARVKAFVDLFQQREEIRKAQVELRTRERDEAVRRLVAFERIATAALETDDLGVLLRELIDIFLGAADAADTATVLLREGEVLRARAAVGPHANESISVRIGQGLCGTIAAGKQPVEVEGAQAFPDCACLSTSGTRALYGVPLLHFGEVVGVALIGSSRASGFADAEKRLFAAMAERAAWAVARHLQRAEHEAERAALLERERAARAEAELASQAKDQFLATVSHELRTPLNAILGWAVLARQKAPPQVERALSVIERNARAQARIIDDVLDISRIVSGKFRLDMVPTNLVEITQAAVESLRPVAEARGVNLTIQVGPLGFTLGDPERLQQVVWNLLSNGIKFTPKEGQVELSAALSGSNLLLRVTDTGQGIDAAFMPYIFEAFRQADGSTARRHGGLGLGLALVKQMVQAHGGTITAASDGIGKGSTFTVELPIRSTPVTRASVDDDAANEQQVRLAGLKVLVVDDEEDARALLRRVLEDRGATVTLAASSDEALHDLSRSRPDVLVSDIGLPGMDGYALIRSIRTLPAEFGGRTPAIALTAYARNEDSQRAFAAGFQRHVPKPVDLGRLVSLIANLCGIPLTDA, via the coding sequence ATGAACGCGGAACAACGCACGGCGCCGGCGAGTGTTTTGCTCGTCGACGATACACCGGCAAACCTCCTCGCCCTCGCCGCGGTGCTGAAGCCGCTCGGCGCGCGGCTCGTGGAGGCGAAATCGGGGGTCGAGGCACTGGAATGCGTGCGTCGCGAGCCGTTTGCGGTCGTGCTGCTCGATGTCCAGATGCCAGAGATGGACGGGTTCGAGGTCGCACGCAGAATGCGCGCGACCGAGCACGGCCGCGAGGTCCCGATCCTGTTCTTGACGGCCATCCATCGGGACGAGGACTACGCGCGCCGGGGATACGCGATCGGGGCGGCCGATTACATCACGAAGCCATTCAACGTCGATGTGCTCCGCGCCCGCGTGAAGGCCTTCGTGGATCTCTTCCAGCAAAGGGAGGAGATCCGCAAGGCGCAGGTCGAGCTGCGGACGCGGGAGCGCGACGAGGCCGTGCGCAGGCTCGTGGCGTTCGAGCGTATCGCGACGGCGGCGCTCGAGACGGACGACCTCGGCGTTCTCCTGCGCGAGCTGATCGATATCTTCCTCGGCGCCGCGGACGCCGCGGATACGGCGACCGTGCTGCTCCGGGAGGGCGAGGTGCTCCGCGCGCGCGCCGCGGTGGGCCCGCACGCCAATGAGAGCATTTCGGTGCGGATCGGGCAGGGCCTCTGCGGGACGATCGCCGCGGGGAAGCAGCCGGTCGAAGTGGAGGGCGCGCAGGCCTTCCCCGATTGCGCGTGCCTCTCGACGAGCGGCACGCGCGCCCTGTATGGCGTGCCGCTCCTCCATTTCGGGGAGGTCGTCGGCGTCGCCCTCATCGGGTCGAGTCGCGCGAGCGGTTTTGCCGATGCGGAGAAGCGGCTCTTTGCGGCCATGGCGGAGCGCGCGGCCTGGGCCGTGGCCCGGCACCTCCAGCGCGCGGAGCACGAGGCCGAGCGCGCCGCGCTGCTCGAACGGGAGCGCGCGGCGCGCGCCGAGGCGGAGCTCGCGAGCCAGGCGAAGGATCAGTTCCTCGCCACGGTCTCGCACGAGCTCCGGACGCCGCTCAATGCGATCCTCGGCTGGGCGGTCCTCGCGCGGCAAAAGGCGCCGCCGCAGGTCGAGCGGGCGCTCTCGGTGATCGAGCGGAATGCGCGGGCGCAGGCGCGCATCATCGACGACGTGCTCGACATCTCGCGTATCGTGAGCGGCAAGTTCCGCCTCGACATGGTGCCGACGAACCTCGTGGAGATCACCCAGGCCGCCGTCGAATCGCTCCGCCCCGTGGCAGAGGCGCGCGGCGTGAATCTCACGATCCAGGTCGGCCCCTTGGGCTTCACGCTCGGTGATCCCGAGCGGCTCCAGCAGGTCGTCTGGAACCTCCTTTCGAACGGAATCAAATTCACGCCGAAGGAGGGGCAGGTCGAGCTCAGCGCAGCGCTTTCGGGCTCGAACCTGCTGCTGCGGGTGACCGATACCGGGCAGGGCATCGATGCCGCGTTCATGCCATACATCTTCGAGGCGTTCCGGCAGGCGGACGGGTCCACGGCGCGGCGTCATGGCGGGCTCGGGCTCGGGCTCGCGCTCGTCAAGCAAATGGTCCAGGCGCACGGCGGGACGATCACCGCGGCGAGCGACGGAATCGGGAAGGGCTCGACGTTCACCGTGGAGCTGCCCATCCGGAGCACGCCCGTCACGCGTGCGTCCGTGGACGATGACGCGGCGAACGAGCAGCAGGTCCGGCTCGCGGGGCTCAAGGTGCTCGTGGTCGACGACGAGGAGGACGCCCGCGCGCTCTTGCGGCGTGTCCTCGAAGACAGGGGCGCGACCGTGACGCTCGCCGCGTCGAGCGACGAGGCGCTCCATGATCTTTCGCGGTCCCGGCCCGACGTGCTCGTGAGCGACATCGGATTGCCGGGCATGGATGGATATGCGCTGATCCGCAGCATCCGCACGTTGCCCGCAGAGTTTGGCGGGAGAACCCCGGCGATCGCGCTCACGGCGTATGCGCGGAACGAGGATAGCCAGCGCGCGTTCGCCGCGGGATTCCAGCGGCACGTGCCGAAGCCGGTGGACCTCGGGCGGCTCGTCTCGCTGATCGCGAATCTCTGCGGGATTCCCCTGACGGACGCGTGA
- a CDS encoding NnrU family protein, giving the protein MRTLPALALAGLCLLLAPRALADGDPARGKQLLFERGCAACHSFDGSARPGPTYLSLVGKTRKVVTQEKPRELVADEAYIRRSIVEPNHDVVEGYMPGAMPGLAMREGDVDHLVAAILEIGGAPKPEPAKGAKDGSLRAIASATLVFVLGHIGLSSLTLRRPLIQRLSEKGFQGIYSLLVLAAFVWMIFAYRAAPYVELWRAPPWTRWIPLVVMPIAFLFMVCGYSTQNPTQMMQEKAVGAEPRGIVRITRHPALWSFALWGMAHLPPNGDVASICLFGGIAFLAIAGMLHIDSRRKVALGEAWEPFAAKTSLVPFARGGVGKALAEIGIVRFVVVILLYVGMLHGHRLVIGVSAMP; this is encoded by the coding sequence ATGCGTACCCTCCCGGCTCTCGCCCTCGCGGGCCTCTGCTTGCTCCTCGCCCCCCGCGCGCTCGCGGACGGCGATCCCGCGCGCGGCAAGCAGCTCCTCTTCGAGCGCGGATGCGCAGCCTGCCATTCCTTCGATGGCTCCGCGCGCCCCGGGCCGACCTATCTCAGCCTCGTCGGCAAGACGCGCAAGGTCGTGACGCAGGAAAAACCCCGCGAGCTCGTGGCCGATGAGGCCTACATCCGCCGCAGCATCGTCGAGCCGAACCACGACGTCGTCGAGGGATACATGCCCGGCGCCATGCCGGGGCTCGCGATGCGCGAGGGCGACGTCGATCACCTCGTCGCCGCGATCCTCGAGATCGGCGGCGCCCCGAAGCCCGAGCCCGCGAAAGGCGCAAAGGACGGGAGCCTCCGCGCGATCGCATCCGCGACGCTGGTCTTTGTCCTCGGCCACATCGGCCTGTCGAGCCTCACCCTCCGGCGCCCCCTCATCCAGCGGCTCAGCGAGAAGGGTTTTCAGGGGATCTATTCGCTCCTCGTGCTCGCGGCGTTCGTCTGGATGATCTTCGCCTATCGCGCGGCGCCCTACGTCGAGCTCTGGCGCGCCCCGCCGTGGACGCGCTGGATCCCGCTCGTCGTCATGCCGATCGCGTTTCTCTTCATGGTCTGCGGGTATTCCACGCAAAACCCGACGCAGATGATGCAGGAGAAGGCGGTGGGCGCGGAGCCGCGGGGGATCGTGCGGATCACGCGCCACCCGGCGTTGTGGTCGTTCGCGTTATGGGGGATGGCCCATCTCCCGCCGAACGGGGACGTGGCCTCGATCTGCCTGTTCGGCGGGATCGCCTTCCTGGCGATCGCGGGGATGCTGCACATCGACAGCCGCCGCAAGGTCGCGCTCGGCGAGGCGTGGGAGCCGTTCGCCGCGAAGACCTCGCTCGTGCCCTTCGCCCGCGGCGGCGTGGGCAAGGCGCTCGCCGAGATCGGGATCGTGCGGTTCGTCGTGGTGATTCTGCTCTACGTGGGCATGCTGCACGGACACCGGCTGGTGATCGGCGTATCGGCGATGCCGTAA